Within Geminocystis sp. NIES-3709, the genomic segment CGTGCGATTATCACTGACGGGGAAGCTGGTGCAGAAATTGCCCTTGCTACTTATAACGTTGTGCCTGTAGATGACGAAGATGAAGAAGCATTGGATGCCTTATATGCGTTGAAACTCGCATTGCGTACTCCTGTAGCTAAGTCCTTTGTCTTACAACAAGGAGAGGTTTTAATTATCTCCAATGTCAGAGGTGTTCATGCTCGTGGGCCAATTTTCGGAGGCGATCGCTGGCTGCAACGGTGTTACTTTCGGAAGGATTTAACTGAGTTACATAAAGTAACTAATTCTAGCCATGATTGCCGAGTGTTTGGTAGTGAAGACTTATTCTTGTTGTAAGGGCAAGGGCCGGGGCAGTTTGCAATCTTTTCTGATTAGAGGTTTGGTGGGCTTTGCCCTACCCTACTTATAGCTTTCGGTGATTCTCGTTAGTTAACTTAACCCCTTTTTAGAGGGCTGGAGAGATTTTTCCTTCCCTCTTATCAACTCAATACTTTCTTTTTAAATTACCAGAAAACTCATGATTAATAGAACTGAATTAATACAAGAAGCAACCAAAATGGGTTTAGACATCGATTCTAACTCAATTGATGATTTATGTACCGTTATTAATTTAATCCAAATTATCTTAATTTCTTATCTGGGCTTATTGTTATATGTAGCCACCATAGTTATTATCGCCTTAGATAAAGGTATTCCCGTAGTTTGGTAAACCTTTATTTGCCATCTCAATTAAGTAATTAGAAGGCGATCGCTTAGTATTCTTTTACTGCTCATTATTTAATAGTAGTAGAAACTCGATCGCTTTTTAACTAAAATTTTGCACCTTGAGTCAAACATCTTTTTTCATTGCCGTTAAATATTACTGCACATATTATCCATTGGTAACAAAATATGACTATTACAGTTGACTTAACTCAACCAACACAAGCCACAGACAAAATTATCGCTTTATTCCAAAATTCTGATATTGACTATAAACATATTCACCATGATGAATGTCGCACCTCTGAAGAAAGCCAAAAAGCCCGTGCCGAAGGTGGGGCTGGTATAGTAATTGGTGCTAAAGCTATCTTAATGAAAATTGATTTGAAACAAACAGAAAGTCAATTTTGGCTTTTTGTACTTGCGGGGGATAAGTCCATTGATTCTAAATCCTTGAAGAAGTCTCTAAAACAAAAATTTAGTGATTTCAAGAAATTTCGTTTTTCCACTGCGGAAGAAATGGCAGAAGTTACTAACGGTTTACAGCCCGGCACAATGCCACCTTTTGGCAAACCAATTTTTGCAGACATAGCCCATTTATTTATTGATCGTAGCTTATTAAACCATGATGTGGTTGGTTTTAATGCCGCTTGTTTGACTCAATCTTTAGTTATTCCTACAAAAGATTATATCAAGGTAGCTCACCCCACTGATTTTTTTGATTTTTGTGCTTAGTTTTAAACAATAAATAGGGAGTTTTTACTAAAGCAGAAAACCAATTGATTAGAACCTTATTCTCTTGCTAAGAGCCGAAAATTATTGTCATGTCAATACCTATTCATTAATTGCTATAGATAATTAAGCTCCTTATTTGGCGTAAAGCTAGGATGACTGTAGAAACGGCAAAGTAAATTGACATAAGTTTCGAATAATCTGAAGTGTTCGCACTTCTTTCTATTTTTCTGCGAAAATTAAGATTTATGTTATGAAATATTAATAATAAAGAGTCAAAAGTTCCGACACTATCCAAAATCAGCACTTTTTGAAACTTTTTAAATTCTTTTGATAATAGCTAAAATCTATATTAGTTAAGGCTTTCAGCTACTTTGCCGATTTTGCAGTTTCTCTAGCTTTACCCCTATTTTAATAAATAATCTAATAGTTTTTTGACTAAAATATTGCACAGATACAAATAATCTAACTAGGTTTTTTTAAAATTTATGCCAATTCAGTTAGTATTAATTCTGCAAATAAATAGTTAACCAAGTAAATATTTTTTATGAATCGGCAATAATTCCTAATTAATTTTTTAAATTATGAAGCAAATTATTTTTCATTTAGCCTTTCCTATTAGCGATATTACCCAAACTGAGCAATTTTATGTAGAAGGTTTAGGTTGTAAAATTGGTCGTAAAACTGCTAATGCTATCATTTTAGACTTTTATGGACATCAAATTGTTGGTCATATCACTACTCAAAAAATTGAAGTTCAAAAAGGTGTCTATCCTCGACATTTTGGCTTAGTTTTTACTAATGAAAATGACTTTGAAACTCTCTTAAAAATAGCAGAAGAAAAGCAACTTAAATTTTATCAATCCCCTAAGCGACGCTTTACTGATACACCTGTTGAACATCGTAGTTTCTTTTTAGAAGATCCTTTTTCTAACTTATTAGAGTTTAAATTTTACTGCCATTCTGAAGCAATTTTTGGTAGTACATTTTATGCCCAAATTGGTGATAGGTAGATCCTAATAACTGGGGACATCCCATTTTTTGCGGATACACTATATCTGTTATTAAGAGTCACAATTGTATTGTGATTAAATAAAGTACAATACAATTGTGACAAAGTTATGCCTAAATTCCCTCTATGGCCGCATAGGTAGTTCACATTTTTACATTATCATCTATACCCTCAAAAACCATTGCACTAAGATTAATAGATAAATCTGCTAGACGATCGTCAAATAAGGGTGAGACTGCCCATAAAAGCCTAGAAGCCATATAATAAGGCAATTCTAAACCTTTTACTACTTCTAAAAATCCACTTACTCCCTTTTCTTTAATGTTGTCCATAACTATTTTAATTAGGTGTTGTGGATTGTCTTTCATTTGGTATTCTGACCAATGAATTTCACCCCCCGTTTTGTCAACTTCTCCTATATAAGACTTTAATAGGGAAAGTTGACAAAATATAAATTCTTTCCAAGTGAGTCCTAACCCTTTCACTGCCTTACTTATAGCCTGTTTTGTTAAGTTTAGGGCTTCTCCCACGGTTTCACAGGTGGCTTTCACTCCTGATTTAATTAACGATACAACGGTGGCTTTTATTTTTGCTATGGTACGATCCCCTTTGCTTCCTAATTCGGGGGATAAAATAACCCCGTCCACTTCCTTATACTCCAATCCCATTTCTTTCAGGTAGGATAAATCTTCATTAGTTGTTAAATAGAACTGATGTATTATTTTATCTTTAAAATGTTGGGCTCGCGATCGTCCTAATCCTTGCATCCTCAATTCATAAATTTTTTGCAAATAGTATTGTTCAAAGGTGGGAGAATTATCTCTGTTACTAAATAAAATATTGTATTCTCGTTGAACAGCACCGATATTAATATAAGGAGTGCCTACAAAAATTATTGCATCATAACCTAATAGTTCATTTGTCCCTCTGTCGTGTTTGCCATACCAGTAGGGAGTATTGAGGTTTTTGGCATAACGTTTCAATGTCATTACTGCTATTTTCTTATGGGGGTTTTGGGCTTTAATTAAGTCAATTCCCGTTTTTGCTCGATCGATGGCTTCCGTTGACCATTCATTGCTTCCTAAGCCTTGAATATCGATATTAAAGACTTTGAGGTTATCTAGGAATACTTTTTCATTTTGGATGGTGACAAGGGGCTCGTCGCAAATACTGAAAATTGCTTTTACTTGGGTAGCGGTGGCGGTAGCATCCATGAACAAATTAAATTTACTCAGTTTAGCTAAATTTGAGTAAGTCTCATTGTAGGAAGAAACGCTTAAAACCCATTGAGTATTATTCTTTTTGCTTATTTCTTGAGTATGAGTATTATTCTTTTGGGTTATTTCTTGAGTATGAGTATTATTCTTTTGGGTTATTTCTTGAGTATGAGTATTATTCTTTTTGCTTATTTCTTGAGTATGAGTATTATTCTTTTTGCTTATTTCTTGAGTATGAGTATTATTCTTTTTGCTTATTTCTTGAGTATGAGTATTATTCTTTTTGCTTATTTCTTGAGTATAAGTATTATTCTTTTTGCTTATTTCTTGAGTATAAGTATTATTCTTTTGGGTTATTTCTTGAGTATAAGTATTATTATTTTGGGTTATTTCTTGAGTATAAGTATTATTATTTTGGGTTATTTCTTGAGTATAAGTATTATTATTTTGGGTTATTTCTTGAGTATAAGTATTATTATTTTGGGTTATTTCTTGAGTATGAGCATTATTATTTTGGGTTATTTCTTGAGTATGAGCATTATTATTTTGGGTTATTTCTTGAGTATGAGCATTATTATTTTGGGTTATTTCTTGAGTATGAGCATTATTATTTTGGGTTATTTCTTGAGTATGAGCATTATTATTTTGGGTTATTTCTTGAGTATGAGCATTATTATTTTGGGTTATTTCTTGAGTATGAATATTATTCTTTTTGGTTATTTTTTGGGTGCTTAATATTGAGGTAGGATTGAGGGCAAAAATAGCTTCTAAAAGGTGATAAGGATTTATTGGCAATGATTCTACGTTGTCCATGAGTTCACTTCTTTTGTGGTTTCTAACTTCTTTTTCTTCCTGTCTTCTTTTTTCTTTAAATTGATTAGAAACGTGTTTTACTTCCTCGAATGAGAAGTTAGTATTAGGCAATGTTTCTTCTAATTTCGGATCTAGGAATTGAACTAGGGATAAGTATTCATCACTATTTAATTCAGGAAGCTCAGGCATATTTTCCTTAATAATGTTGTGAGGCAATCCAAAATATTTTGAGGCACTTTCTATATATTGCCGTCCGTTTTGAGGATCAATAATACCTATTAACCAAGTGGCAACGTTAATTATTTGGTCTTTCTTTTTACCTTGAATAACGCTATCATCAGCTTGTAATAGTTTGATGATTAAATCTTTTAATTCCTTGGTAGTGTAATGATATTCGTTGATAATAGGTAAAGTGCCAACTTCCTCCCATACCAAGCCAAAATGAGGAAATGTCTTCATTAATTTTTCTGTCGTTAATTGTGACGGGTGCATCCTTCCGATGCCATACCCCAAAATATTGGCTATGTCTTTTTTCGTTTCATGTTTATATAAGCCCCCCGTAAAGGAACAGGTTTTCTTAAATTCACATTTCTGACAGGGTAGATTATCGGTGACAGGATAACCTTTACTTTGAAGGTTGGTAAATGCTGGTTTTAAGTGACAGTTACCGAACGCTATCTTATAAATATTTGGGTAGTTTGGATCTTCCCCTTTTAATCGGATTTCTTCATTAGGATCTGCTTTTACTTCTCCGTTAACCATGTATAACCCGTAATAAGTGCGAGGGGTATTCTCTGGTGCTGTTTTTAACTCAGGATTACTCGGATTTTTGTAGTTGGTGTCCAGATATAAAATGTTATTTAATTTGGAGACAGTGGCACTTTTCCATCCCCCCGTTTGCGAATTGTCAAAAACGTATTTAACTCCGATTGTCCGTAAATGATTGATAATTTTTGCTCGATCGTTAGGGTAACAATATTTCGGGGGAATTACGATGGTTGGCTCGTTATTAAAGTCTTCTTTTATGCTCAAGTAGAAAGTATCAGGATTGAAGATAATTTTTTCTTTGCCAAAATCAGGTATTCTTACAACACCATCCTTAAAACCGATTTTGTATTTCTTACTGAGTTTGTTGTATTGTCTGATAAGTTCAGCTTGAAACTCAGAAAACTCATTATGATCAACGGCAACTTTTAATTGTTCAATGGTAATAGCAGAATGTTCTTTGAGGTCATTTTGAGTTACGGCAACATACGCTCGATGTCGTGCTTCTTCACCAGCAAGAATTACTTTTCCGTATTCGGACGGATTGTTAATTATGTTGCCATAGGCTTCGTTATCTTCCTCAATCTTAATAACCTTTTTGGCATCAGGTTTTGTGATTATTTCTTTGATTATTTCTTTGAGTTTATCCTTATTTAAGGCGATGCCACTCTCAATTATATTCTTCAGATTTTCGTTATCCGTCTGACTTAAACTTTGACTAAATTCAACAAAATCATCACCTTTTTGGGCTTCGGGATAAATTACCTCAATGGGCAATACGATGGCTAATATTCCTAATTCAATGGCGATGGACATTAACTCATTAGCTTTGTCTTTTCCTATTTTATCATTATCGGCAATGAAGACTATCCCCTTGTGTACCATTGCCAATTCTGACATTTTTGACTTGATATAGTCTTTATCTTTAGCTAATGAACCACATACGCAAGTACTAATTAATCCTTTTGATAGGGCATAATCGGCGGCTTTTTCTCCTTCGTGCCATAACATCCATTTATTTACGCAGTAAGGAAAATACTCTCTACGATATAGTTGCCATTTACTGCGATCGTCTCCTAATTTCTCAATCCATTTATTTCCTTCTAAGTATTTCGGGTAAAAATCCTTTTTAGCATATTTGGTTTTCTTATTTTTATCTTGATAAATACTTATTACCCGATCTACATAATGATTCTCACCGTATTTTAATCTTATCGTATGCCTTTGAAAATTTCTCCGCGCCATTTCTCGATCGCGCAGCGCCACTTCGTGCTCGTACTCATTTATTCTTTCTCGGAGGCTGTCATCTTTTGCCAAGTCAGCACAGAAGCCTAGATTAACTTCATCTAAGCTAAGGAATAAGTTAAGGAAATAAGAATCTTCGATTAAGGAATCTTTGATAATCGTTACATTACAGCCTTTTTCTGCTATCATATTAGTAGCTAAATTTTTTTAGTAACTAAATTTTTTAGTAATTAATTTTTGATTAAATAGGTGTTGTAGCACCTGTTAATAATATTAGCATCATTTTGATGAAAAGAATGAGCAATAAAAAAGGCGCTCATTTTAAAAATAAAAGCCTTTTTATATCGTATTTTTTCTTCCCGTTTGTTATAACGGGCTTTTTCAGTATTATCATTCAAAACCCAATTGAGCTATCGATACATAAAATAGCGTACCTGATAAACGATAAACGATCGAGGCATTTAAGTTGCATATAATCCGATGAGAAATAAATAACCCTGTCTTCTTGTCTTTGGAGTATTGTCTCTACTGACAGCAAACTACATGAGTTTTAGCTTATTTGGGAGAATAAAATATGTTGTACTCAGAATTGTTATGAGTAATAACGGTTCGCAGTATTCGAGATATTCCTTATGTTTAAGTCCTATTTTCTAATCACAAACTACAAACAGGGGATTTGAGTAGTAAGATAGAGACATTAGACACTGTATATTTTAAATTAGACAGATGAAGAAGTATTATATTAATGATTTACAAGAAAGATATAATCTCAAGACTAGACAGTCTGTGTACGACCGACTTAAAGCCATAGGAACACAAGT encodes:
- a CDS encoding YbaK/EbsC family protein produces the protein MTITVDLTQPTQATDKIIALFQNSDIDYKHIHHDECRTSEESQKARAEGGAGIVIGAKAILMKIDLKQTESQFWLFVLAGDKSIDSKSLKKSLKQKFSDFKKFRFSTAEEMAEVTNGLQPGTMPPFGKPIFADIAHLFIDRSLLNHDVVGFNAACLTQSLVIPTKDYIKVAHPTDFFDFCA
- a CDS encoding VOC family protein, producing the protein MKQIIFHLAFPISDITQTEQFYVEGLGCKIGRKTANAIILDFYGHQIVGHITTQKIEVQKGVYPRHFGLVFTNENDFETLLKIAEEKQLKFYQSPKRRFTDTPVEHRSFFLEDPFSNLLEFKFYCHSEAIFGSTFYAQIGDR
- a CDS encoding translation initiation factor IF-2, translating into MIAEKGCNVTIIKDSLIEDSYFLNLFLSLDEVNLGFCADLAKDDSLRERINEYEHEVALRDREMARRNFQRHTIRLKYGENHYVDRVISIYQDKNKKTKYAKKDFYPKYLEGNKWIEKLGDDRSKWQLYRREYFPYCVNKWMLWHEGEKAADYALSKGLISTCVCGSLAKDKDYIKSKMSELAMVHKGIVFIADNDKIGKDKANELMSIAIELGILAIVLPIEVIYPEAQKGDDFVEFSQSLSQTDNENLKNIIESGIALNKDKLKEIIKEIITKPDAKKVIKIEEDNEAYGNIINNPSEYGKVILAGEEARHRAYVAVTQNDLKEHSAITIEQLKVAVDHNEFSEFQAELIRQYNKLSKKYKIGFKDGVVRIPDFGKEKIIFNPDTFYLSIKEDFNNEPTIVIPPKYCYPNDRAKIINHLRTIGVKYVFDNSQTGGWKSATVSKLNNILYLDTNYKNPSNPELKTAPENTPRTYYGLYMVNGEVKADPNEEIRLKGEDPNYPNIYKIAFGNCHLKPAFTNLQSKGYPVTDNLPCQKCEFKKTCSFTGGLYKHETKKDIANILGYGIGRMHPSQLTTEKLMKTFPHFGLVWEEVGTLPIINEYHYTTKELKDLIIKLLQADDSVIQGKKKDQIINVATWLIGIIDPQNGRQYIESASKYFGLPHNIIKENMPELPELNSDEYLSLVQFLDPKLEETLPNTNFSFEEVKHVSNQFKEKRRQEEKEVRNHKRSELMDNVESLPINPYHLLEAIFALNPTSILSTQKITKKNNIHTQEITQNNNAHTQEITQNNNAHTQEITQNNNAHTQEITQNNNAHTQEITQNNNAHTQEITQNNNAHTQEITQNNNTYTQEITQNNNTYTQEITQNNNTYTQEITQNNNTYTQEITQKNNTYTQEISKKNNTYTQEISKKNNTHTQEISKKNNTHTQEISKKNNTHTQEISKKNNTHTQEITQKNNTHTQEITQKNNTHTQEISKKNNTQWVLSVSSYNETYSNLAKLSKFNLFMDATATATQVKAIFSICDEPLVTIQNEKVFLDNLKVFNIDIQGLGSNEWSTEAIDRAKTGIDLIKAQNPHKKIAVMTLKRYAKNLNTPYWYGKHDRGTNELLGYDAIIFVGTPYINIGAVQREYNILFSNRDNSPTFEQYYLQKIYELRMQGLGRSRAQHFKDKIIHQFYLTTNEDLSYLKEMGLEYKEVDGVILSPELGSKGDRTIAKIKATVVSLIKSGVKATCETVGEALNLTKQAISKAVKGLGLTWKEFIFCQLSLLKSYIGEVDKTGGEIHWSEYQMKDNPQHLIKIVMDNIKEKGVSGFLEVVKGLELPYYMASRLLWAVSPLFDDRLADLSINLSAMVFEGIDDNVKM